The Trichomycterus rosablanca isolate fTriRos1 chromosome 15, fTriRos1.hap1, whole genome shotgun sequence genome contains a region encoding:
- the LOC134328254 gene encoding histone H4-like, which produces GKGLGKGGAKRHRKVLRDNIQGITKPAIRRLARRGGVKRISGLIYEETRGVLKVFLENVIRDAVTYTEHAKRKTVTAMDVVYALKRQGRTLYGFGG; this is translated from the coding sequence ggcaaaggtcttggaaaaggaggcgctaagcgtcaccgcaaagttctccgtgataacatccagggtattactaaacccgccatccgccgtttggctcgccgtggcggtgtgaagcgtatttccggcttgatctacgaggagacccgcggtgtgctcaaggttttccttgagaacgtcatccgtgatgccgtcacctacaccgagcacgccaagagaaagaccgtcaccgcaatggacgtggtgtacgctctgaaacgccagggacgcaccctgtacggattcgggggttaa